AGACAAAAGATTTGATGATTATACAGTAAACGAAGCGTATAATGCAGTGTTTGATGATTTTGTAAAATCCCGAGGTAAAATGTCGCCTCAAGATGCAGCAGAACAACTATATGAAATGGTCAATGTTGCGTTACTAGAAGCAATGGAATAATGAATTTAAATAAACCATATAAAAAGTAAGTTCTTACCACTTTTTGTATGGTTTAATTTATGCATATACTTATAGATTTTAAAATAATATGTATAAAACAGTTTTTTTTGTGTTAAATATGAAAGTGTCGTCTGCAAATTTGCTCACAAGAATTTGGAGAGGACACTTTCATTGATAACCTTTGTAGTTGATGCCTTTAGAGCTACATGTGGGAGGTTAATATGGAAAGACTTAAGACTTTTAACAGAAAAAAATTAGTTGTAATGCATATGATTTTAGTGATACTAACCATTTTTTTAATGACAAGACTATCTTATTTGATGATATTTCAATCTGAGTTTTTACAAGGTAAAGCAGAAGATTTACAAAGTAGAGAAAGGAGTATTAAAGCAAGGCGGGGATACATATATGATAGAAATGGTGACGTTATAGCTGTTAATAAGCCGGTTAATACAATATCTGTTATACATAATCAAATAAAAGATCCAGAAAATGTATCGAGAATTTTAGCTCAGGAACTAGAATTAGATTACGAGTATGTACGACAAAAAGTAGACAATCGAGTGGCTTTAGAAAGAATAAAAACCAATGTAGAAAGGGAGGTAGCTGATCGAATAAGAGAATATGACTTAGAAGGAGTTGCAATTGATGAGGATTATAGAAGATGGTATCCTTTTAACAACCTAGCTTCTCATATTATTGGATTTACAGGTAGTGACAATCAAGGTATTATTGGCTTAGAAATAATGTATGAAGATTACTTAAAAGGTATGCCTGGAAAAATACTCACTCGAACAGATGCTAGGGGTGTAGAAATAGAAAATATGGCTGAATCCAGAATTGAGCCAGTCGATGGCAACCATTTAGTAACCACAATAGATATTAATATACAAAAATACGCTGAACAAGCCTTAGAAAAGGTTTTAAAAGGCAAAGAAGCTAATAGAGGATCTTTAATCGTTATGAATCCACAAAACGGGGAAATTCTTGCAATGGTTAATAAACCAGACTTTGATTTAAATGAACCCTTTGAATTGTATTATGATCCCGGTACAATCACAAGTGAAGAAGAACAAAATTTATTAAATCAAATGTGGCGTAATTATTCAATTAATGATACATATGAACCTGGATCAACTTTTAAGATTATTACTGCAGCAGCAGCTTTAGAAGAAGGTGTTGTAAGTGTAGAGGATACTTTTTTTTGCCCAGGTCATAAAATAGTTGAAGACAGAGTCATCAGGTGCCATAAAGCAGGAGGGCATGGTTCTCAGACATTCTTAGAAGGTGTTATGAACTCCTGTAATCCAGTTTTTATGGAAATTGTTGCTAGAATGGGTGTAGAAACATTTTATAGTTATTATGAAACCTTTGGGTTGTTTGAAAAAACAGGTGTTGATTTGCCAGGAGAAGCCGTTGCTATAATGCATAAGATAGACAATATTGGTCCAGTAGAATTGGCGACAATGTCTTTTGGTCAATCTTTTCAAATTACCCCCTTACAATTAATTACAGCAGCTTCAGCCGTCGTTAACGGTGGCGATTTGGTAACGCCCCATATAGGGACAGAAATCATTGATTATGAAGGCAATGTCATAAAGACTTTTCAATATACTAAAAAAGAAAACGCGATCAGTAGTGAAACTTCAGAAGTGATGAAAGGACTTTTAGAGAAAGTTGTATCAGACGGTACTGGGCATAGAAGTTACATTCCAGGATATAAAGTAGGTGGTAAAACAGCAACTTCTGAAAAACTGCCAAGAAGTAGCAATAAGTATATATCATCTTTTATTGGATTTGCACCATCAGATAACCCTCAAGTGATAGCCTTAGTTTTAGTAGATGAACCCGTTGGAATATATTATGGTGGAACAGTTGGTGCCCCTGTTATAAAAGAATTATTTGAAAACATACTGCCTTACATGGAGATAGAGCCACAATATAGCGAGTTGGATTTTTCAGAATATGATATTGGTAAAGTAGAAGTCCCTAATTTAATCAACAAATCTATAGAAGAAATAAAAGCTGAGTTAAGAGCTTATGAATTTGAATTAGAAGTACTAGGAAATGGTGAAATGGCAGTAGAACAATTCCCATTACCAGGTCAATACATTAATAAAGATAGTAAAGTTATAGTCTATGCAGAGTAGGAAAATTATGATAATATTAAGTGGAGGTGGTTACATTGTATATAAAAGATATTATAAAAGATATTCCACATAAAGTACTGAGTGGATCAATAGAAAAAGATATTTCAAATATATTTTATGACTCAAGAGAAGTG
The genomic region above belongs to Natranaerovirga hydrolytica and contains:
- a CDS encoding penicillin-binding transpeptidase domain-containing protein, with protein sequence MERLKTFNRKKLVVMHMILVILTIFLMTRLSYLMIFQSEFLQGKAEDLQSRERSIKARRGYIYDRNGDVIAVNKPVNTISVIHNQIKDPENVSRILAQELELDYEYVRQKVDNRVALERIKTNVEREVADRIREYDLEGVAIDEDYRRWYPFNNLASHIIGFTGSDNQGIIGLEIMYEDYLKGMPGKILTRTDARGVEIENMAESRIEPVDGNHLVTTIDINIQKYAEQALEKVLKGKEANRGSLIVMNPQNGEILAMVNKPDFDLNEPFELYYDPGTITSEEEQNLLNQMWRNYSINDTYEPGSTFKIITAAAALEEGVVSVEDTFFCPGHKIVEDRVIRCHKAGGHGSQTFLEGVMNSCNPVFMEIVARMGVETFYSYYETFGLFEKTGVDLPGEAVAIMHKIDNIGPVELATMSFGQSFQITPLQLITAASAVVNGGDLVTPHIGTEIIDYEGNVIKTFQYTKKENAISSETSEVMKGLLEKVVSDGTGHRSYIPGYKVGGKTATSEKLPRSSNKYISSFIGFAPSDNPQVIALVLVDEPVGIYYGGTVGAPVIKELFENILPYMEIEPQYSELDFSEYDIGKVEVPNLINKSIEEIKAELRAYEFELEVLGNGEMAVEQFPLPGQYINKDSKVIVYAE